In the Harmonia axyridis chromosome 3, icHarAxyr1.1, whole genome shotgun sequence genome, one interval contains:
- the LOC123675443 gene encoding uncharacterized protein LOC123675443: MTVKERLDYIIQSKRCHNCLGPHRTSSCLSKVTCFKCRKYHHTTLHISTTGSQSRRTNNKGDQSNWRTTAATFRPQQSTQSESTQFTTQNISNNGQNSSNMQMVRNKTIGTINGNNAYITTGNRESPKRQLHSVALLATAYVRVKSRNGTLQTIRCLIDPGSEASFISTNAVQILKLQKHKNEAQILGLGQSQSGSSQHMVFCEVRPRFESSFMINAALHVLPRISNSIPEEKIHNSLITEWNDIQFADPHFSNPGPIDMLLGVEIYKDIILDGVRRSNNGITVQNSEIGWLLYGNVKNISPSLQITSLTITINDEQSLSRFWELEEAADERRCSPDHELCERQYQSTHTRNRDGSYTVRLHPSPFKSYAENLGVSRKQAVARLLQIERKFETNPSMEQNYKEFIREYIKLGHMKTAEAQPLNGIQVFLPHQCVIKADSDTTSTRVVFDGSAKTSTGYSLNDILHSGPKIQQDLTDILIRWRKHRVALTADIEKMYRQIKIAEEDQPYLKIVWRISKDEPIQKFQLTTLTYGTAPAAYLAIRTLHQLAED; encoded by the coding sequence ATGACCGTGAAGGAAAGACTAGACTACATTATTCAAAGCAAAAGATGTCACAATTGTCTAGGACCACACCGAACAAGTTCTTGTTTAAGCAAAGTAACGTGTTTCAAATGCAGGAAGTATCATCATACAACACTTCACATATCTACTACTGGCAGCCAAAGTCGTAGAACAAACAACAAGGGTGATCAATCAAACTGGAGAACTACAGCAGCCACTTTTCGCCCACAACAGAGTACCCAATCCGAATCGACACAATTTACAACACAGAACATCAGCAACAATGGACAAAATAGTTCCAATATGCAAATGGTACGAAACAAAACCATAGGGACGATCAACGGAAATAATGCCTATATCACTACAGGAAATAGAGAATCTCCGAAAAGGCAATTGCATTCGGTTGCACTGCTTGCTACAGCATACGTCAGAGTTAAATCAAGAAATGGGACACTACAAACAATACGATGTCTAATTGACCCAGGATCTGAAGCATCGTTCATATCAACGAACGCGGTGCAGATACTCAAGTTACAGAAACACAAGAACGAAGCACAAATCCTCGGCCTAGGTCAGTCTCAATCAGGGTCATCGCAACACATGGTATTCTGCGAGGTCAGACCAAGGTTCGAGAGTTCATTTATGATAAACGCAGCGTTGCATGTACTTCCACGAATTTCCAACTCAATTCCGGAAGAAAAAATTCACAACAGTCTCATTACGGAATGGAATGATATACAATTCGCCGATCCACATTTCTCAAATCCTGGACCAATCGACATGCTTTTAGGAgttgaaatatacaaagatATCATTTTGGATGGAGTAAGAAGATCAAACAATGGGATAACAGTGCAAAATAGCGAAATTGGATGGTTACTATACGGAAATGTGAAGAATATAAGTCCATCACTTCAGATAACTAGTTTAACTATCACTATCAATGATGAGCAGTCACTATCAAGATTTTGGGAATTGGAAGAAGCTGCAGACGAACGACGCTGTTCACCTGACCATGAGCTTTGTGAGAGACAGTACCAAAGCACTCATACACGAAATCGAGATGGATCATACACAGTCAGACTTCACCCTTCACCCTTCAAAAGTTATGCTGAAAATTTGGGAGTGTCCAGAAAACAAGCGGTAGCGCGCCTGCTGCAAATCGAGAGGAAATTCGAAACCAATCCAAGCATGGAACAGAACTACAAGGAATTCATACGCGAATACATAAAATTAGGTCACATGAAAACAGCAGAAGCTCAACCCCTCAATGGCATTCAAGTTTTTCTACCACATCAGTGCGTCATAAAGGCAGACAGCGATACTACTTCCACAAGAGTTGTTTTCGATGGATCGGCAAAAACAAGCACAGGATATAGTCTAAACGATATTTTACACTCAGGTCCTAAGATACAACAGGATCTCACTGACATTCTCATCAGATGGAGAAAACATCGAGTCGCTCTCACTGCCGATATCGAAAAGATGTACAGGCAAATCAAAATAGCCGAGGAAGATCAACCATACCTCAAAATAGTCTGGAGAATCTCAAAGGATGAACCAATACAGAAATTTCAGTTAACCACTTTAACTTATGGCACGGCCCCAGCAGCATATCTGGCAATACGCACCCTACATCAATTAGCTGAAGACtaa
- the LOC123676865 gene encoding piggyBac transposable element-derived protein 3-like, whose protein sequence is MDPKFVRGFSLKEALDIVYNDEEDSNGVCDIYISPPEPNVLTDEDSGDEEGGEMDNLSRGQLSTAAEIRLSDNSRITGFEDVSNEEGSEGDNSLLESEVSQIEKCGPSTSSNKSTKKTNSTKKPQKKVKETLKRTWIEGDLLKTTAVFPQPDYTNFIGKSPTDLFELFFDDDIVRMLVEESNKYALFLNHPDPKIESDEMKCFIGILILTGYNSLPGKCFYWDSESDMGNQLVKEAMRRDRFRQIMRFLHCADNTKPNYKDKMWKLRPLIEKLQKNYLKYFKPTENMSYDECMVKYYGRHSCKQFIRGKPIRFGYKVWSLNAENGYLINFDIYQGSNPKSVTEYDNKFGKATSPLLIMLDSLPDRNLRYQIYTDNLFTSFNLLTELKQRGYGVTGTVRENRVPKDCPITSKLDMKKKKRGSIESKISKDEGVILVRWTDNAPVTMASTSYGIEPTSLVKRYSQSEKKIIQIPQPRLINAYNKYMGGTDRMDEDIARHRIGIRSKKWYWPLLTWLIDTALHNAWIQYKSAGNSITNLNFRREIVKVYLNRFKTAPKRYGRPTTSRNSVSMNRISDDIRYDHKDHLVVPVPNNKRRRCAGEGCSSVGRTQCNKCDLGLCVECFYIFHIK, encoded by the exons ATGGATCCCAAATTTGT gcgAGGTTTCTCTCTCAAAGAAGCCTTAGATATAGTATATAACGACGAAGAAGATAGCAATGGTGTGTGTGACATTTACATATCACCGCCGGAACCAAATGTACTGACAGATGAAGATTCGGGTGATGAAGAAGGCGGGGAAATGGATAATTTATCACGTGGCCAATTATCAACTGCAGCAGAAATCCGACTTTCTGACAATTCGCGCATAACTGGCTTCGAAGATGTTTCAAATGAAGAAGGCAGTGAAGGAGACAATAGTTTATTAGAAAGTGAAGTTAGTCAGATTGAAAAATGTGGTCCAAGCACTAGTTCAAACAAGAGCACCAAAAAgacgaattcaacgaagaagCCGCAGAAGAAAGTGAAAGAAACACTCAAAAGAACTTGGATCGAGGGCGATCTTCTAAAAACGACAGCAGTATTTCCACAGCCAGACTATACCAATTTTATAGGAAAATCCCCAACagatttatttgaattgtttttcgaCGACGACATTGTTCGTATGTTAGTAGAAGAATCAAATAAATATGCGCTCTTCCTAAACCATCCAGATCCGAAAATAGAATCTGATGAAATGAAGTGTTTCATCGGTATACTTATTTTGACCGGGTATAACTCTCTTCCCGGAAAATGTTTTTACTGGGATTCAGAATCGGACATGGGAAATCAATTAGTAAAGGAAGCAATGCGTAGGGACAGATTTCGACAGATAATGCGTTTTTTACATTGTGCCGATAATACCAAACCCAATTACAAAGACAAAATGTGGAAACTTAGGCCGctcattgaaaaacttcaaaaaaattatttgaaatattttaagccGACAGAAAATATGAGTTACGACGAATGTATGGTGAAATACTATGGCAGACACAGCTGCAAACAGTTTATTCGCGGAAAACCGATAAGATTTGGCTATAAAGTATGGAGTTTGAATGCCGAAAACGGCTACCTAATCAACTTCGATATATATCAGGGAAGTAATCCGAAGTCGGTTACTGAATATGACAATAAATTTGGAAAAGCTACTTCTCCATTACTAATAATGCTAGACTCCTTGCCAGATAGAAATCTTCGTTATCAAATTTATACAGACAATTTGTTTACGAGTTTCAATCTTTTGACGGAGCTAAAGCAAAGAGGCTATGGAGTTACAGGAACCGTTAGAGAAAATAGGGTTCCAAAGGACTGCCCAATAACTTCTAAATTAgacatgaagaaaaaaaaaagaggttcTATCGAgtctaaaatttcaaaagatgaaGGTGTGATACTAGTGCGTTGGACTGACAATGCCCCTGTTACCATGGCTTCAACTTCTTATGGAATTGAACCCACTTCTTTGGTGAAAAGATATTCACAGTCCgagaagaaaattattcaaattccccAGCCACGTCTTATAAATGCCTATAATAAATATATGGGTGGGACAGATCGGATGGACGAAGATATTGCGCGCCATAGAATAGGTATCAGAAGTAAGAAATGGTATTGGCCGTTACTTACTTGGCTTATAGATACCGCATTACACAATGCATGGATACAGTATAAAAGTGCAGGTAATTCAATTACTAATCTGAATTTCAGAAGAGAAATTGTAAAGGTATACCTAAATAGGTTTAAAACTGCCCCAAAAAGATATGGAAGACCAACAACGAGTAGAAATAGTGTCTCCATGAATAGGATTTCGGATGATATCAGGTATGACCATAAGGACCACTTAGTTGTTCCAGTTCCAAATAACAAGAGGAGAAGATGTGCCGGAGAAGGATGCTCCTCTGTTGGTCGAACACAGTGCAATAAATGTGATTTGGGACTATGTGTGgaatgtttttatatatttcacatTAAATAA
- the LOC123675444 gene encoding piggyBac transposable element-derived protein 3-like, with amino-acid sequence MDNKYYWKKPLTLHELMEEIENLDESYDIPDTISIFPPSDGYETDEDSGDEAKVDINNLPGNQLRAEAEVSFENNDILSADGYDREDELPLSSFLQPKHQKLLFETSTFKKSKPTFTWKKTDINACLSTWQEKQGSKNTLSPIDLFFLFVDDEIIDLIRNFTNLYASQHNRSGDVSTEEIKCFIGILLLSGYYKFPRRAMYWENAEDAGSKLVYEAMSRDRFSFIMQNLHCNDNTKLTKDDKFTKLRPLFDTLNKKFQAFAPFQEFHSLDESMVPYYGGHGTKQFIRGKPIRWGYKFWTGTTRNGYVEWFEPYQGSGTQLPKKYHHLGLGASVVLQFADVLQLIYNNVPYHIFCDNFFTSIILLIELAKRGIKCTGTMRENRLQNCPLKSSKALKKESREEIPKRESQPYREPTHNLQEQEYKENTISEDSLEEENTSSGDIARLSQRIKKPKNFDDFITYFSPGKPDDSDEESLLSVGDLISVEEALAGPDRDQWIKAIKN; translated from the exons ATGGATAACAAATA CTATTGGAAGAAACCCTTAACATTACACGAGCTTATggaagaaattgaaaacttgGATGAGTCTTACGACATTCCTGATACAATTTCCATATTTCCCCCTTCCGATGGCTACGAGACGGATGAAGACTCGGGAGATGAAGCTAAGGTAGATATCAATAATCTCCCTGGAAATCAACTTAGGGCGGAGGCTGAGGttagtttcgaaaataatgacaTACTAAGTGCAGATGGCTATGACAGAGAGGATGAGTTACCGTTGTCTTCGTTTCTGCAACCAAAGCACCAGAAGTTGCTCTTCGAGACATCCACATTCAAAAAATCTAAACCTACTTTTACATGGAAAAAAACTGATATAAATGCTTGTCTCTCAACATGGCAAGAAAAGCAAGGCTCGAAAAATACTTTATCGCCaatagatctttttttcttgtttgtagACGATGAGATAATCGACTTGATAAGAAACTTCACAAATTTATATGCCTCTCAGCATAACAGATCAGGGGACGTATCCACTGAAGAAATTAAATGTTTCATTGGTATTTTGTTACTCTCCGGATATTATAAATTTCCTAGAAGGGCTATGTATTGGGAGAATGCTGAGGATGCTGGAAGCAAGCTAGTTTATGAAGCAATGTCGAGGGATCGTTTTAGTTTCATAATGCAAAATCTTCACTGTAATGACAATACAAAGTTGACTAAAGACGACAAATTTACCAAACTGCGCCCTCTATTTGACactttgaacaaaaaattccaAGCTTTTGCCCCCTTTCAAGAATTCCACAGCCTTGACGAGTCCATGGTGCCATATTATGGTGGCCATGGCACGAAGCAATTCATTCGAGGAAAACCGATCCGCTGGGGTTACAAATTTTGGACAGGAACTACTAGAAACGGATATGTTGAATGGTTTGAACCATACCAGGGATCAGGGACTCAACTACCTAAGAAATATCATCATCTTGGTTTAGGTGCCAGTGTGGTTTTACAGTTTGCAGATGTTTTACAGCTCATATATAATAACGTTCCTTATCACATATTTTGTGACAACTTTTTCACGTCCATAATTTTACTTATAGAGCTCGCAAAAAGAGGCATAAAATGTACGGGCACAATGAGAGAAAATCGACTTCAAAACTGCCCTCTAAAAAGCTCTAAAGCATTGAAAAAGGAATCACGAG AAGAAATTCCAAAGAGAGAATCTCAACCATATCGAGAGCCAACACATAATTTGCAAGAGCAAGAATATAAAGAAAACACCATTTCAGAAGATAGTCTTGAAGAAGAGAATACCAGCAGTGGAGACATCGCCAGATTATCTCAAAGGATCAAAAAACCCAAGAATTTTGACGACTTCATCACGTATTTCAGTCCAGGAAAACCAGACGATTCAGATGAAGAAAGTCTACTTTCAGTGGGAGACCTAATTTCAGTGGAAGAGGCCCTTGCTGGACCAGATCGAGACCAATGGATAAAAGCCATTAAAAATTAG